A single genomic interval of Stieleria maiorica harbors:
- a CDS encoding asparagine synthase-related protein codes for MSQSLEPTSRTTTYDGQAPALIDRVVNLMDPGGDVLLNVTHEQACAAVRSGDAEAVRRIRGQFAICQQQGKTIRMARSIGRPMRYFLAKRAEGPALIIAERMSQIIEQLKIEGLADQFHPSYTRMVPAHYLLELQLVGCPDPNPELTRYFAPERNRLPADVDAIGAAYIERLAEVIDQYLVTIPDDQPIGVMFSGGIDSGSILVLVDYLLRRRGHSSSRIKAFALSLEGRSEDVDQARQFLKAINLEMLLEPIDVALADVRWQDAVASIEDYKPLDVQSATMGYALLREIRRRYPDWKYLIDGDGGDENLKDYPIEDNPELTIRSVLGNRMLYQEGWGVDAVKHSLVYSGGQSRGHSRTSAPAAEFGFQGFSPYAVPDVIEIAEAVPFVALTDWDHEKLYALKGDIVAAGIRQVTGVEMPVYKKRRFQHGAADPKAFERLFPKNEHTYRDEFARMIRAKTPEALR; via the coding sequence ATGTCTCAATCGCTCGAACCAACGTCGCGCACCACCACCTACGATGGACAAGCTCCGGCGCTGATCGATCGCGTCGTCAACCTGATGGACCCGGGCGGTGACGTCCTGTTGAACGTGACACACGAGCAAGCCTGCGCGGCGGTTCGCAGCGGTGACGCCGAAGCCGTCCGACGGATCCGCGGCCAGTTCGCCATCTGTCAACAACAGGGCAAGACGATCCGCATGGCGCGGTCGATCGGTCGACCGATGCGTTACTTCTTGGCCAAACGCGCCGAAGGCCCGGCGCTGATCATCGCCGAACGGATGAGTCAGATCATCGAGCAATTGAAGATCGAAGGGTTGGCCGATCAGTTTCATCCCTCGTACACCCGAATGGTGCCGGCCCATTACCTGCTGGAACTCCAGTTGGTCGGTTGCCCCGATCCGAACCCCGAACTGACCCGGTACTTTGCCCCCGAACGCAATCGGTTGCCGGCCGACGTCGACGCCATCGGTGCGGCGTACATCGAACGACTGGCGGAGGTGATCGACCAGTACCTGGTGACGATTCCCGACGACCAGCCGATCGGCGTGATGTTCAGCGGAGGAATCGACAGCGGTTCGATTTTGGTGTTGGTCGATTACTTGCTCCGTCGACGTGGCCATTCATCGTCTCGGATCAAAGCGTTCGCGCTGTCATTGGAAGGCCGCAGCGAAGATGTCGATCAAGCGCGGCAGTTTCTCAAAGCGATCAACTTGGAGATGTTGCTTGAACCGATCGACGTGGCCCTGGCCGACGTGCGTTGGCAGGACGCCGTCGCGTCGATCGAAGATTACAAACCGCTGGATGTTCAATCGGCAACGATGGGGTACGCGCTGCTTCGCGAGATCCGTCGACGCTATCCCGATTGGAAGTACTTGATCGACGGTGACGGCGGGGACGAAAACCTGAAAGATTACCCGATCGAAGACAACCCGGAACTGACCATCCGTAGCGTCCTGGGCAACCGCATGCTGTATCAAGAGGGCTGGGGCGTCGACGCGGTCAAACACTCGCTCGTTTACAGCGGCGGGCAAAGTCGCGGCCACAGTCGCACCAGTGCACCGGCGGCCGAATTCGGATTCCAGGGCTTCAGCCCCTACGCCGTGCCGGACGTGATCGAAATCGCCGAAGCGGTGCCGTTTGTCGCGCTGACCGATTGGGATCACGAAAAACTGTACGCGCTCAAAGGAGACATCGTCGCCGCGGGCATTCGCCAGGTGACCGGAGTCGAGATGCCGGTCTACAAGAAACGACGCTTTCAACACGGCGCGGCCGACCCGAAAGCGTTCGAGCGGCTGTTCCCCAAAAACGAGCACACCTACCGCGACGAATTCGCCCGCATGATCCGGGCCAAAACGCCCGAGGCGTTGCGTTAG
- a CDS encoding peptidylprolyl isomerase has protein sequence MIARSPFNTRFLLCLVAALSLGPAQGVFSQGVKGVISQGAAGQDAASQESTAGLTDAADDHQGHNHGVGVGDVGAAESASAPIDSAAETAAMIKEFKEKAPPELIDEGLAAAEKFVAASDEFKAKVLQMRHHYILFVNGYNEDRQRYFVLRNESRELMNQLYRKALDVIDFFPHPVAMRYVVTILEQRFKHDVYDAETLEGAAKLLDYGVRLRYVALAAARAGMCAGDFPLAESLYQNLQEDEIEDQDKAMMIQFDAIKKQFETEQAQLRNDPEDLPQVRLKTSRGEIIADLYIHEAPSTVAHFINLVESGFYDGLDFFQVVEGLLALTGDPLGDGSSRPERYLADEHGRDIVRMPLAGSLVMAKLPGPDKDFIPNTAGTQFAILFMPLPSVSEQQTVFGRIVKGLDVLGALRRVDPHKEKKKGEVILPPDRILEAEILNRPETLPEVIYADPPVMLP, from the coding sequence ATGATCGCCCGCAGCCCATTCAACACCCGTTTTCTCCTCTGCCTTGTCGCGGCATTGTCATTGGGGCCGGCTCAGGGAGTTTTCAGCCAAGGAGTAAAAGGAGTAATCAGCCAGGGAGCAGCGGGACAGGATGCCGCTAGCCAAGAGTCCACTGCGGGGCTGACGGACGCCGCCGATGACCACCAAGGGCACAATCACGGTGTCGGCGTGGGGGATGTCGGGGCCGCCGAGTCGGCGAGCGCCCCGATCGACTCCGCCGCCGAGACCGCGGCGATGATCAAGGAGTTCAAGGAGAAAGCGCCTCCGGAGTTGATCGATGAGGGCTTGGCCGCGGCAGAGAAATTCGTCGCCGCCTCGGATGAATTCAAAGCCAAGGTGTTGCAGATGCGACACCACTACATCTTGTTTGTCAACGGATACAACGAAGATCGCCAGCGGTACTTTGTGCTGCGAAATGAAAGCCGGGAGCTGATGAACCAGTTGTATCGAAAGGCGCTCGATGTGATCGACTTCTTTCCGCATCCGGTGGCGATGCGGTATGTCGTGACGATTTTGGAGCAACGTTTCAAACACGATGTGTACGACGCTGAAACGCTGGAAGGTGCTGCGAAGTTGCTCGATTACGGCGTCCGGCTGCGATACGTCGCCCTAGCCGCAGCCCGCGCCGGAATGTGCGCCGGAGATTTCCCGCTGGCCGAAAGTCTGTACCAGAATCTTCAGGAGGACGAGATCGAGGACCAGGACAAGGCGATGATGATTCAATTTGACGCCATCAAAAAACAATTCGAAACCGAACAGGCACAGTTGCGAAACGATCCCGAGGATCTTCCGCAGGTGCGTTTGAAAACCTCGCGTGGCGAAATCATCGCCGACCTGTACATTCACGAAGCGCCGTCGACGGTCGCGCACTTCATCAACTTGGTGGAAAGCGGTTTTTACGACGGGCTGGATTTTTTCCAAGTCGTCGAGGGGCTGTTGGCATTGACCGGCGATCCGCTGGGCGACGGCAGCTCACGGCCCGAACGATACTTGGCCGATGAACATGGTCGTGACATCGTCCGAATGCCCTTGGCCGGATCGCTGGTGATGGCAAAACTGCCTGGCCCCGACAAGGACTTCATCCCCAACACCGCCGGCACCCAATTCGCCATCCTGTTCATGCCGCTGCCATCGGTTAGCGAGCAACAGACGGTGTTCGGTCGCATCGTCAAAGGCCTGGACGTCCTGGGAGCGCTGCGGAGGGTGGATCCGCACAAGGAAAAGAAGAAAGGTGAGGTGATCCTGCCGCCGGATCGAATCCTGGAGGCAGAGATTCTGAATCGCCCTGAAACGCTGCCCGAAGTGATCTACGCCGACCCACCGGTGATGCTGCCGTAG
- a CDS encoding RsmD family RNA methyltransferase: protein MNRSRKPRRPRSGSIESNDPPAAPKKPQKRRPQKLRIIGGSMRGRTVVYHGAEFTRPMKDSVRESLFNIIGPRIKGANVVDLFAGTGAVAFEALSRGASSAIAIEKNRRAHAFLESTAETLGVTSKIKLLYGDAFRLGSSLLGPAAADAPLEDTPRIVFLCPPYAMWDSAAEPLQGLIRSAMDHSPPGSLIIAETDKHYDESKLPPGQWDHRLYGGTRLSLIEPPMICGMRM, encoded by the coding sequence ATGAACCGCTCCCGCAAGCCGCGTCGCCCGCGATCCGGATCGATCGAATCGAACGATCCCCCCGCCGCACCCAAAAAACCGCAAAAACGCCGCCCGCAAAAACTGCGGATCATCGGCGGATCGATGCGTGGTCGGACGGTGGTTTATCACGGTGCAGAATTCACGCGGCCGATGAAGGACAGCGTCCGGGAGAGCCTGTTCAACATCATCGGGCCGCGGATCAAGGGGGCAAACGTGGTCGATTTGTTTGCCGGAACCGGCGCGGTCGCCTTTGAAGCGCTCAGCCGCGGAGCGTCGTCGGCGATCGCGATCGAAAAGAATCGCCGGGCACACGCGTTTTTGGAATCGACCGCCGAGACGCTGGGAGTGACCTCGAAAATCAAGTTGCTGTACGGTGATGCGTTCCGGCTGGGCAGCAGCTTGTTGGGGCCGGCCGCCGCGGACGCGCCGCTGGAGGACACGCCGCGAATCGTCTTCCTCTGCCCCCCCTACGCGATGTGGGACAGCGCCGCCGAACCGCTGCAGGGATTGATCCGGTCGGCGATGGACCACTCCCCGCCGGGCAGCCTGATCATCGCCGAGACGGACAAGCATTACGACGAGTCCAAGCTGCCGCCGGGCCAATGGGACCATCGACTGTACGGCGGCACGCGACTATCACTGATCGAGCCGCCGATGATCTGCGGCATGCGGATGTGA
- a CDS encoding 3-keto-disaccharide hydrolase, producing MRVFVCSLAVALGCILSCHVATAESPESEDGFIKIFDGKTMEGWKLAEENTDAWHVEDGKLVCDGERCHAFYAGPLAPMKDFHFKAEVMTTPGSNAGIYFHTKYQPTGWPKFGYECQVNVSHGDPKKTSSLYAVENVSADDLAAAGIKDNQWYTQEIIVTGRRIQLIVNGKTMVDYTEPENKPAFDKNFERRLDEGTIALQAHDPKSVCYFRNLRVKPL from the coding sequence ATGCGCGTTTTCGTCTGTTCACTTGCCGTTGCCCTGGGATGCATCCTCAGCTGCCACGTCGCCACCGCCGAATCACCCGAATCGGAAGACGGGTTCATCAAGATCTTCGACGGCAAGACGATGGAAGGTTGGAAACTGGCCGAGGAAAACACGGACGCTTGGCATGTCGAGGACGGAAAACTGGTCTGTGATGGCGAGCGTTGCCATGCGTTTTACGCCGGGCCGTTGGCGCCGATGAAGGACTTCCACTTCAAGGCCGAAGTGATGACGACGCCGGGCAGCAACGCCGGGATCTATTTTCACACCAAGTACCAACCGACCGGCTGGCCCAAGTTTGGCTATGAATGCCAAGTCAACGTGTCACACGGCGACCCCAAGAAGACCAGCAGCTTGTACGCGGTGGAGAACGTTTCGGCCGACGATCTGGCGGCCGCCGGGATCAAAGACAACCAGTGGTACACGCAAGAGATCATCGTCACCGGTCGACGGATTCAATTGATCGTCAACGGAAAGACGATGGTCGACTACACCGAACCGGAAAACAAACCCGCGTTCGACAAGAACTTTGAACGACGACTGGACGAAGGCACGATCGCGCTGCAAGCCCACGACCCCAAGAGCGTGTGCTACTTCCGTAACCTACGCGTCAAACCGCTGTAG
- the ilvE gene encoding branched-chain-amino-acid transaminase, translating into MSRQIYINGQFHAPEDAKISVYDHGLLYGDGVFEGMRSYGGKVFRLKEHLDRLDESARAINLQLPVSLEQLAADTNETVSRNGIVDGYIRLLVTRGAGPLGLDPFKCSDPQVIIIADSITLYPESFYDNGLDLVTASTIRNHPAALSPRIKSLNYLNNILAKMEGLKAGCIEALMLNHKGEVAECTGDNLFVIKHGRLNTPPIEAGILEGVTRNAVLELAREAGIETTELPMTRHDIYVADECFLTGSAAEVIPAVTLDGRKIGDGKVGPITQQLNKAFRELVRK; encoded by the coding sequence ATGTCCCGACAGATCTATATCAACGGTCAGTTCCATGCCCCCGAAGACGCCAAAATCAGCGTCTATGATCACGGTCTGCTCTACGGCGATGGCGTCTTCGAAGGGATGCGCAGCTACGGCGGAAAAGTCTTTCGCTTGAAAGAGCACCTGGACCGGTTGGACGAATCGGCGCGGGCGATCAATCTGCAGTTGCCGGTCTCGCTGGAGCAACTTGCCGCCGACACCAACGAAACCGTCTCCCGCAACGGAATCGTGGACGGCTACATCCGCTTGTTGGTCACCCGCGGCGCCGGCCCGTTGGGGTTGGACCCGTTCAAGTGCTCCGACCCGCAAGTCATCATCATCGCCGACAGCATCACGTTGTATCCCGAATCGTTCTACGATAACGGGCTGGATCTGGTCACCGCGTCGACCATTCGCAATCACCCGGCGGCGCTCAGCCCGCGGATCAAGTCGCTGAACTATCTGAACAATATTCTGGCCAAGATGGAGGGGCTGAAAGCCGGCTGCATCGAAGCGTTGATGTTGAATCACAAGGGGGAAGTCGCCGAATGCACCGGCGACAATCTGTTCGTGATTAAGCATGGGCGGTTGAACACCCCGCCGATCGAAGCGGGCATTCTGGAAGGCGTCACCCGCAACGCCGTTTTGGAATTGGCTCGAGAGGCGGGAATCGAAACGACCGAATTGCCGATGACACGGCACGACATCTACGTCGCCGACGAGTGCTTTCTGACCGGTAGTGCTGCCGAAGTCATCCCCGCAGTGACTTTGGACGGACGGAAAATCGGCGACGGCAAAGTCGGCCCGATCACGCAACAGCTGAACAAGGCGTTCCGCGAACTGGTGCGGAAATAG
- a CDS encoding enoyl-ACP reductase FabI has protein sequence MSGSETPPAVMDFLQMSGKTYLVLGVANKKSVAYAIARIIEQSGGTVIYAVRSQARRESTAKLLRDRDVRVCDVEHQDQIDALANQLAEEGVELAGMVHSIAFADYPDGIRPFHETTRQQFLQAVDISAYSLINLANALKGRFVTDASVVTIGISTTRMASESYGFMAPIKAALESSLAFLTKSFSRFSRVRFNAVAAGLLKTSASAGIPGYVDSYLYAEQVIPRKEAVKTEEVAQTAAFLLSPRSSGITAQSLVVDAGMSINYFDASVVGAVTDSQLG, from the coding sequence ATGAGTGGAAGTGAGACCCCGCCGGCGGTGATGGATTTCTTGCAGATGTCTGGCAAGACCTACTTGGTCCTGGGCGTCGCCAACAAGAAAAGCGTGGCCTATGCGATCGCCCGCATCATCGAACAGTCCGGCGGAACGGTGATTTATGCCGTCCGCAGCCAGGCCCGGCGGGAAAGCACGGCCAAACTGTTGCGAGACCGCGACGTGCGGGTTTGCGACGTCGAGCACCAAGACCAGATCGACGCCTTGGCGAACCAGCTGGCCGAGGAAGGTGTCGAGTTGGCGGGAATGGTGCATTCGATCGCGTTTGCCGACTACCCCGATGGCATTCGGCCGTTTCACGAAACAACGCGTCAACAGTTTTTGCAAGCCGTGGACATCTCCGCCTACTCGCTGATCAACCTGGCCAACGCGCTCAAGGGCCGGTTCGTCACCGACGCGTCGGTCGTCACGATCGGCATCAGCACCACGCGGATGGCCAGCGAAAGCTATGGGTTCATGGCCCCGATCAAGGCGGCGCTGGAATCGTCGCTGGCCTTTTTGACCAAATCATTCAGCCGATTCAGCCGCGTTCGATTCAACGCCGTGGCCGCCGGATTGCTGAAAACGAGCGCCTCGGCAGGCATCCCCGGCTACGTGGATTCGTACCTTTACGCCGAACAAGTCATCCCCCGCAAAGAGGCGGTCAAGACGGAAGAAGTTGCCCAGACGGCAGCCTTCCTGCTGTCGCCACGCAGTAGCGGGATCACGGCCCAATCGTTGGTTGTCGACGCTGGAATGTCGATCAACTATTTTGACGCCTCCGTCGTCGGTGCCGTGACCGATTCCCAACTCGGCTGA
- a CDS encoding 3-hydroxyacyl-ACP dehydratase FabZ family protein, with the protein MSTREIEQAIPHRPPMRLIDEICERDETSIVCQKTFSPEEFFVQGHFPDQPIVPGVIQCECCLQAGAVLLHQRMEQSPDSVPVATRMDGVKFKRMVRPGDTVQIHVTLNDQVSNAFYLTGKMMLRGKLAMRLDFAVSITQTDPSAGSTESAGSTEEKR; encoded by the coding sequence ATGAGTACCCGAGAAATAGAACAGGCGATTCCCCACCGCCCGCCGATGCGGTTGATTGACGAAATCTGTGAGCGGGACGAAACGTCGATCGTATGCCAAAAGACGTTTTCGCCGGAAGAATTTTTCGTCCAAGGCCACTTCCCGGACCAGCCGATCGTGCCGGGAGTGATCCAGTGCGAATGTTGTCTTCAGGCCGGCGCCGTGTTGCTGCATCAGCGGATGGAGCAGTCGCCGGACAGCGTTCCCGTGGCGACCCGCATGGACGGCGTGAAGTTTAAACGCATGGTCCGCCCGGGTGACACCGTCCAGATTCACGTCACGCTGAACGATCAGGTCAGTAATGCGTTCTACCTGACCGGCAAAATGATGCTCCGCGGAAAACTCGCGATGCGGCTGGATTTCGCGGTCAGCATCACCCAAACCGATCCGTCGGCTGGGAGCACAGAGTCGGCTGGGAGCACAGAGGAGAAACGATGA
- the pgsA gene encoding CDP-diacylglycerol--glycerol-3-phosphate 3-phosphatidyltransferase, which translates to MPLPSTPQSPAPDSTPELVRTTGKRSIYNVPNALTSIRFAMAIAVMALIPLNFFLAATIVFLVAASTDWMDGYWARKYGQVTKFGRIFDPFVDKIIICGSFIALVGVARSPIASWMATLVVGRELLVTSLRGMVEGSGKDFSASWLGKWKMVLQCAAVVSSLIYLQYETSPAWLTFTTLGLVWSSILLTVYSGYDYTLAAARLMQDEPDDPE; encoded by the coding sequence GTGCCCTTGCCGTCGACACCGCAATCCCCCGCTCCTGATTCGACTCCCGAATTGGTCCGCACCACCGGGAAACGGTCGATCTACAACGTTCCCAACGCGTTGACGAGCATTCGGTTTGCGATGGCGATCGCCGTGATGGCGCTGATTCCGTTGAACTTTTTCCTTGCCGCGACCATCGTGTTTCTCGTCGCCGCCTCGACCGATTGGATGGACGGTTACTGGGCCCGCAAATACGGTCAAGTCACCAAGTTCGGCCGGATTTTTGACCCGTTCGTGGACAAGATCATCATCTGTGGCTCGTTCATCGCCTTGGTCGGGGTCGCCAGATCACCGATCGCTTCGTGGATGGCGACCCTGGTCGTCGGACGCGAACTGCTGGTGACCAGTTTGCGGGGAATGGTCGAGGGCAGCGGCAAAGATTTTTCGGCCAGTTGGTTGGGAAAATGGAAGATGGTCCTGCAGTGTGCCGCCGTCGTCTCCTCGCTGATTTATCTGCAATACGAAACATCGCCCGCCTGGTTGACGTTCACGACGCTGGGGCTGGTTTGGTCGTCCATTCTGTTGACCGTGTATTCAGGCTACGATTACACCTTGGCCGCCGCCAGGCTGATGCAGGACGAACCCGACGATCCGGAATGA
- a CDS encoding CPBP family intramembrane glutamic endopeptidase, with product MQRETLFEAGFFIVWFIVLAVVVVGSLLWIGWMSGLRKRNLCGDASEHLITPLPQHFPRWSVFDFVLMFGVMILTGSLLHQTLAADQPAGDAAVVDQAPADADAPAPADVPAPADVPAPADVPAPADVPAPADVQAPADVQAPADVQAPADVQAPADVPAPADAQAPAEKLVTQVKIHFVANLTALGLTLIFLRLTQGLTLADLSLIPNGNDVRRGLFATVWILTPVLLINWVVSQLVRYEHTVTDLMAEQTGPQTFLALLLSVALVTPIVEEFQFRLLLQGGLQRIADLPVSALSPQSPPPTAWHPTSAWPVYATSLLFAAMHLGQGAAPIPLFFLSVGLGFLYQRTGRLVPVIVVHILLNTATLCMEFCRVNAGL from the coding sequence ATGCAGCGTGAAACCCTATTCGAAGCCGGCTTCTTCATCGTCTGGTTCATCGTGTTGGCCGTTGTCGTCGTCGGCAGCCTGCTTTGGATCGGCTGGATGTCCGGGCTGCGGAAACGGAACCTGTGCGGCGACGCGTCCGAACATCTGATCACGCCGCTGCCCCAGCACTTTCCCCGCTGGAGCGTGTTCGATTTTGTGCTGATGTTCGGTGTGATGATCTTGACCGGGTCACTGTTGCATCAAACGCTCGCCGCTGACCAACCGGCCGGCGACGCGGCGGTCGTCGATCAAGCGCCGGCGGATGCTGACGCACCGGCCCCCGCTGACGTACCGGCCCCCGCTGACGTACCGGCCCCCGCTGACGTACCGGCCCCCGCTGACGTACCGGCCCCCGCTGACGTACAGGCCCCCGCTGACGTACAGGCCCCCGCTGACGTACAGGCCCCCGCTGACGTACAGGCCCCCGCTGACGTACCGGCCCCCGCTGACGCACAGGCCCCCGCTGAAAAACTGGTGACCCAGGTAAAAATCCACTTCGTCGCCAACCTGACCGCCTTGGGACTGACCTTGATCTTCCTGCGGCTGACGCAAGGTCTGACCCTTGCGGATTTGAGTTTGATCCCCAACGGGAATGACGTTCGGCGCGGGCTTTTCGCGACCGTCTGGATTCTGACACCGGTTCTGTTGATCAACTGGGTGGTCTCCCAACTGGTACGGTATGAACACACGGTGACAGATTTAATGGCCGAACAGACGGGGCCGCAGACGTTCCTGGCGTTGCTCTTGTCCGTCGCGTTGGTGACGCCGATCGTCGAGGAGTTTCAGTTTCGCTTGCTGCTGCAAGGCGGACTGCAGCGGATCGCCGACCTGCCGGTTTCCGCGCTTTCACCGCAATCGCCTCCGCCAACGGCCTGGCACCCGACCTCGGCTTGGCCGGTCTACGCCACCAGTTTGTTGTTCGCCGCCATGCACCTGGGACAAGGCGCCGCGCCCATCCCGCTGTTTTTTCTGTCGGTCGGTCTGGGATTCTTGTACCAACGCACCGGCCGGCTCGTCCCCGTCATCGTGGTCCACATCCTGCTCAACACGGCAACGCTGTGCATGGAATTTTGCCGCGTCAACGCGGGTTTATGA
- the der gene encoding ribosome biogenesis GTPase Der, with translation MPVPQVAIVGRPNVGKSSLFNWLARRRLAIVDDYEGVTRDRMTTLIESEGQFFELTDTGGLGIEDPDDLTADVRRQIELAINSADVILLVVDVQTGLMPLDELVVERLRGVERPVILVANKSDQRHHDVHAEEFHRLGRGHLITVSTTQNRNREELLELIRDRLPPSDESINVPTMKLTIVGRRNVGKSTFVNTLAETDRMIVSEVAGTTRDSVDVHFEVDGQTFIAIDTPGLRKRKSQRTDLEFYGMHRAQRSIRRADVVLMFFDAAETVSKVDKQLIGYVIDNYKPCIFVINKWDLLHDTMPTERWVRYLRRQFPTLSYAPIAFITGQTGKNVKALLNHSSMLYKQARERVSTGQLNRLLRSAIEAHQPPLYQNRRPKIYYATQVATEPPTIVVMCNEPKAFSNDYKRYLMNVMRDHLKFGEVPIKMYLQKRARNDEEDAINR, from the coding sequence ATGCCCGTCCCCCAAGTTGCGATCGTTGGCCGCCCGAATGTCGGCAAAAGCAGTCTCTTTAATTGGCTTGCCCGCCGCCGATTGGCGATCGTCGACGACTATGAAGGCGTCACACGCGACCGGATGACGACATTGATCGAGTCGGAGGGGCAATTTTTTGAGCTGACCGACACCGGGGGGTTGGGCATCGAAGACCCCGACGATTTGACGGCGGACGTGCGTCGTCAGATCGAATTGGCGATCAACTCGGCCGACGTGATTTTGTTGGTCGTCGACGTCCAGACCGGCTTGATGCCGCTGGACGAATTGGTCGTCGAGCGGTTGCGTGGGGTGGAACGCCCGGTGATTTTGGTCGCCAACAAGTCCGACCAGCGGCACCACGACGTGCATGCCGAGGAATTCCATCGCTTGGGGCGCGGCCATCTGATCACCGTCAGCACGACGCAGAATCGCAACCGCGAAGAGCTGCTGGAATTGATCCGCGATCGGTTGCCGCCGTCGGACGAGTCGATCAATGTGCCGACGATGAAACTGACGATCGTCGGACGCCGCAACGTCGGCAAAAGCACGTTCGTCAACACGTTGGCGGAAACCGATCGCATGATCGTCAGCGAAGTTGCCGGAACGACGCGTGACAGCGTGGACGTCCACTTTGAAGTCGACGGCCAGACCTTCATCGCCATCGATACGCCGGGGCTGAGAAAACGCAAGAGCCAACGCACGGACTTGGAATTCTACGGCATGCACCGCGCCCAGCGGAGCATCCGTCGCGCCGACGTCGTGCTGATGTTCTTCGACGCGGCCGAAACGGTCAGCAAGGTCGACAAACAACTGATCGGCTATGTCATCGACAACTACAAACCGTGCATCTTTGTGATCAACAAGTGGGATCTGCTGCACGACACGATGCCGACCGAACGTTGGGTCAGGTACCTGCGTCGTCAGTTCCCCACGCTTTCCTATGCGCCGATCGCGTTCATCACCGGACAGACCGGCAAGAACGTCAAAGCGCTACTGAATCACTCCAGCATGCTTTACAAGCAAGCCCGCGAGCGTGTCTCGACCGGACAACTCAACCGCTTGTTGCGCAGCGCGATCGAAGCCCATCAGCCGCCGCTGTATCAGAACCGTCGGCCCAAGATCTACTATGCCACGCAGGTTGCCACCGAACCGCCGACGATCGTGGTGATGTGCAACGAACCGAAGGCGTTTTCGAACGACTACAAACGGTATTTGATGAATGTGATGCGCGATCACCTGAAATTCGGTGAAGTGCCGATCAAGATGTACCTGCAGAAACGCGCACGCAACGACGAAGAAGACGCGATCAATCGCTAA
- a CDS encoding uracil-DNA glycosylase: protein MEQEKPTIDGPDPAATLAQAAGLAEHLQRIGVQWLPTPDAESTQALATQFRVAGQDTPQPQPEAASRPTSAPATPVTAQPAAAQPAAAQPAAAQPAAAQPAAPATAPSPPGGSPAPGFALQSDSAAANEPYAGPPLAADARAAQLAAFAETVAACTRCEILSKCRTKTVFGEGNVTPRIVFFGEGPGREEDLSGRPFVGKAGQLLTKMIGACKFAREDVYIMNTVKCRPPNNRNPEPTEIENCREYFQAQFQILRPEYIVCLGLVSAQALLQTKLSVGRLRGKFHSYFDSKVLVTYHPSYLLRNPAAKKAAWEDLQLMLRDAGLM, encoded by the coding sequence ATGGAGCAAGAAAAACCAACGATCGATGGGCCCGACCCCGCCGCAACGCTCGCCCAAGCCGCCGGATTGGCCGAACATCTCCAGCGGATCGGCGTCCAGTGGCTGCCGACCCCCGATGCCGAATCCACACAGGCCCTGGCGACCCAATTCCGCGTTGCCGGCCAGGACACACCGCAACCACAGCCCGAAGCCGCATCCCGACCGACGTCCGCCCCGGCAACACCGGTCACAGCCCAGCCCGCCGCAGCCCAGCCCGCCGCAGCCCAGCCCGCCGCAGCCCAGCCCGCCGCAGCCCAGCCCGCCGCGCCCGCGACAGCGCCGAGTCCGCCTGGCGGCAGCCCCGCACCCGGCTTCGCCTTGCAAAGCGATTCGGCCGCCGCGAACGAACCCTACGCCGGGCCGCCACTGGCCGCCGACGCCCGCGCCGCCCAACTGGCCGCGTTTGCCGAAACCGTCGCCGCCTGCACCCGCTGCGAAATCCTTTCCAAGTGCCGCACCAAAACGGTCTTCGGCGAAGGCAACGTCACGCCCCGGATCGTCTTCTTCGGCGAAGGCCCCGGTCGCGAGGAAGATCTGTCAGGCCGGCCCTTCGTCGGTAAAGCCGGCCAGTTGCTGACCAAGATGATCGGGGCCTGCAAGTTCGCGCGCGAAGACGTCTACATCATGAATACCGTCAAATGTCGACCACCGAACAATCGAAACCCCGAACCGACCGAGATCGAAAACTGTCGCGAGTACTTCCAAGCCCAGTTCCAAATCTTGCGGCCCGAGTACATCGTCTGCTTAGGCCTGGTCAGCGCACAAGCACTGCTGCAAACCAAACTGTCCGTCGGACGGTTGCGAGGAAAATTCCATTCTTACTTTGATAGCAAAGTGTTGGTGACCTATCACCCGTCGTACTTGTTGCGCAATCCGGCCGCGAAAAAAGCGGCCTGGGAAGATCTGCAGTTGATGTTGCGTGATGCGGGGTTGATGTAG